In the Chroococcidiopsis sp. SAG 2025 genome, one interval contains:
- a CDS encoding glycosyltransferase family 39 protein — MHRSLTSKNSTWLQRFLVAILVLGIFVRLINLDRKVYWFDEGFTSLRVGGYVIREVVQQTFNGKIIDVSDFRQYLSPNHNRNWLDTIESLAIEDPQHPPLYYLMLRQWMQWFGNSVTAIRSLSAVTSLLVFPCIYWLCRELFPSSPLTGWMTIALVAISPFHVLYAQEARQYSLWTVTILLSSAALLQAKRCYSQLNWGIYAIAIASALYTFLFSAFVAIAHGIYIFVSENSCRRWRWTKAVRAYLLATSIALAIFTPWLAIAIHNYGRLRDSTNWISAAKISACQLVFSWGNTIRLIFFNATNLDFLILPLTLILVGYAAYFTYRFSERKVWLFLFTLFGGTALCLAIPDFITQGQRTLQARFLIPCYLSIQIVVAYLLTTKIVSPHFPQWQRKIWLWIAIAIFIGGIFSSTKISYSEAAWNKGKNQNDPEIARIINQAARPLVVVSNYQSLYDCNATYLFSFSHLLNPNVKLLLVNQQNIAIDPAQFSNVFLYNPCGLTDFKSRFAREFLALISRLETEQNYIIEPINVEQSNVIWSLKSV; from the coding sequence ATGCATCGTTCCCTCACTAGCAAAAATTCCACTTGGTTGCAGAGGTTTCTCGTAGCTATTTTAGTCTTAGGTATATTTGTTCGCTTAATTAACCTCGATCGCAAAGTTTACTGGTTTGACGAAGGCTTTACTTCTTTAAGAGTTGGCGGTTATGTGATTCGAGAAGTCGTACAGCAAACTTTTAACGGGAAAATTATTGATGTTAGCGATTTTCGACAGTATTTAAGTCCAAATCACAACCGCAATTGGCTAGATACGATCGAATCGTTAGCAATAGAAGATCCACAGCATCCACCACTTTATTATTTAATGTTGCGTCAGTGGATGCAATGGTTTGGTAATTCGGTGACAGCTATCCGCAGTTTGTCAGCTGTTACTAGCTTACTTGTATTTCCTTGCATCTATTGGCTGTGCCGAGAATTATTTCCATCATCGCCCTTAACGGGATGGATGACGATCGCTTTAGTTGCTATTTCTCCGTTTCACGTCCTCTACGCTCAAGAAGCGCGACAGTATAGTTTATGGACTGTAACAATTTTACTTTCTAGTGCTGCTTTATTACAAGCCAAGCGCTGCTACAGTCAGTTGAATTGGGGAATTTATGCGATCGCGATCGCATCTGCTCTATATACATTTTTATTTTCTGCTTTTGTGGCGATCGCGCACGGAATTTATATATTTGTAAGTGAAAATTCGTGTCGAAGGTGGCGCTGGACAAAAGCAGTTCGAGCTTATTTATTAGCTACAAGTATAGCATTAGCAATCTTCACTCCTTGGCTAGCGATCGCCATTCATAACTATGGCAGATTGCGAGATTCAACGAATTGGATATCAGCAGCTAAAATATCTGCTTGTCAGCTAGTCTTTTCGTGGGGAAATACGATAAGACTAATTTTTTTCAATGCCACTAATTTAGACTTTTTAATCTTGCCATTGACTCTGATTTTAGTCGGATATGCAGCCTATTTCACCTATCGATTTTCCGAACGTAAAGTTTGGTTGTTTCTCTTCACTCTATTTGGAGGTACAGCCTTATGTCTGGCAATTCCAGACTTTATCACTCAGGGACAAAGAACGCTACAAGCTCGATTTTTGATTCCCTGCTATCTCAGCATTCAAATTGTTGTTGCTTATCTTTTGACTACTAAAATTGTTTCCCCTCATTTTCCTCAATGGCAAAGAAAAATTTGGTTATGGATAGCGATCGCTATCTTCATAGGTGGGATATTTTCTTCTACTAAAATTTCTTACTCAGAAGCCGCGTGGAATAAAGGTAAAAATCAAAACGATCCCGAAATTGCTCGAATTATCAATCAGGCTGCTCGTCCGCTAGTCGTTGTTAGTAATTATCAATCTCTGTACGATTGTAATGCTACTTATTTATTTTCTTTTAGCCATCTTCTAAATCCAAACGTTAAGCTTTTACTAGTCAATCAACAAAATATTGCAATTGATCCAGCGCAATTCAGTAATGTATTTTTATATAATCCCTGCGGTTTGACAGATTTCAAATCTAGATTTGCAAGGGAGTTTTTAGCACTAATATCTCGACTTGAAACAGAACAAAATTATATAATAGAGCCAATAAATGTCGAACAGTCTAATGTTATTTGGTCATTAAAATCCGTGTAA
- a CDS encoding AI-2E family transporter — protein sequence MKPDMQEPPNFWERLNNLVLVRFLLLFLSGWASILLLEYFEDVIAIFSFAAILAFLLSYPVQWLQKYLPRYVAVAIVFLVSLVLIIALTITVGLSLVSQAQQLINSITAFLNSLIPLVENLEVFLRNRNIIVDLNAIQQQLQNQILSGLSVGLSYSFSTIQIFFTNFLNLILIAVVSFFMLLDGQRLWGFILKSVPKNRRARFELIVKRKFSGFVQGQLILMLFLTTSSFIVFLLLNVPFPLVLAAIVGVFDAIPGIGATLGVGIIFLIVLSQNVWLALKVLAACIILQQIQDNLISPRVMQGSLNVNPVVIFFALLVGARVAGLLGVFLAIPITSVIVSLFEIDEMKAEVS from the coding sequence ATGAAGCCAGATATGCAGGAACCACCGAATTTTTGGGAACGCTTAAATAATTTGGTATTGGTGCGTTTCTTGCTATTATTTCTTTCCGGTTGGGCTTCTATCTTGCTGCTGGAATATTTCGAGGATGTTATTGCAATTTTCTCATTTGCTGCGATCTTAGCGTTTTTACTCAGCTATCCCGTACAGTGGTTGCAAAAATACCTGCCTCGCTATGTAGCAGTTGCTATAGTTTTTCTGGTGAGTTTAGTATTAATTATTGCGCTCACAATTACTGTTGGTTTATCGCTAGTATCTCAAGCACAACAGTTAATTAATAGTATTACAGCTTTTTTGAACTCTTTAATTCCATTGGTAGAAAACCTAGAGGTCTTTTTACGCAATCGTAATATTATAGTCGATTTAAATGCTATTCAACAACAGTTACAAAATCAAATTCTCTCAGGACTGAGTGTGGGTTTATCTTATAGTTTTTCTACTATTCAAATATTTTTTACTAATTTTCTCAATTTAATTCTGATTGCGGTAGTTTCCTTTTTTATGCTGCTCGACGGTCAACGACTTTGGGGATTTATTCTAAAGTCTGTACCGAAAAATCGACGGGCAAGATTTGAACTTATTGTGAAGCGAAAATTTTCTGGTTTCGTACAAGGTCAACTCATTTTAATGTTATTCTTAACGACTTCTAGCTTTATAGTTTTCTTATTATTAAATGTACCTTTTCCTTTAGTTTTAGCAGCAATTGTAGGAGTTTTTGATGCAATTCCTGGGATTGGAGCAACTTTAGGAGTTGGAATTATTTTTCTAATTGTTTTATCTCAAAATGTCTGGCTGGCATTAAAAGTATTAGCTGCTTGTATTATTTTGCAGCAGATTCAAGATAATTTAATTTCTCCTAGAGTGATGCAAGGTTCGTTAAACGTTAATCCAGTCGTAATCTTTTTTGCTTTACTAGTGGGAGCAAGAGTAGCAGGATTATTAGGTGTTTTTCTGGCTATTCCCATTACTAGCGTGATTGTCAGTTTGTTTGAAATTGATGAAATGAAAGCAGAAGTGTCTTGA
- a CDS encoding lysophospholipid acyltransferase family protein, which produces MPREREPFASLLLYYLFKYSVVSPMLHAYFRGRIFGTENVPQKGSLVVVSNHASNFDPPLLSACMRRPVAYMAKEELFGVPVLKQAIELYGAYPVSRGAGDRKAIRAALKCLEDGWAIGVYLEGKRTSDGRITDPKRGAALLAAKAQAPLLPVSLWGTEKILIKGSAVPRPVPITVRIGEVIPPPTSTDKEELQTVTQKCAAAITTLHEMGR; this is translated from the coding sequence ATGCCAAGAGAACGCGAACCATTTGCCAGTCTGCTGCTGTACTACCTATTTAAATATTCGGTGGTCAGTCCGATGCTGCACGCTTATTTTCGGGGACGAATTTTTGGGACGGAAAATGTCCCCCAAAAGGGATCGTTGGTGGTAGTGAGCAATCATGCGAGTAACTTCGATCCGCCACTTCTCTCGGCTTGTATGAGACGACCAGTGGCTTACATGGCAAAAGAAGAGTTATTTGGCGTTCCGGTTTTGAAGCAAGCAATTGAGTTGTACGGTGCTTATCCCGTCAGTCGCGGAGCGGGCGATCGCAAGGCTATTCGCGCTGCGCTTAAATGTTTAGAAGATGGCTGGGCGATAGGCGTGTATTTAGAGGGAAAGCGCACGTCTGACGGACGCATTACCGATCCCAAACGCGGAGCCGCATTACTCGCCGCCAAAGCCCAAGCTCCACTCTTACCCGTCAGCTTGTGGGGAACCGAAAAAATTTTAATCAAAGGTTCTGCCGTTCCCCGTCCCGTTCCCATCACCGTGAGAATTGGCGAAGTCATTCCCCCTCCTACTTCTACCGACAAGGAAGAATTACAAACCGTCACGCAAAAGTGCGCCGCCGCGATTACTACGCTACACGAAATGGGAAGATAA
- a CDS encoding DUF2288 domain-containing protein, whose product MEDLRTELAESLDRAEWEWLIPHAMRDALVVVAPQLDILDVGVAIANDNVSAVQHWIGEALITKPSTNQLSDWNSDRARQFNTLIVQPYVLVQELSAA is encoded by the coding sequence ATGGAAGATTTAAGAACAGAACTGGCAGAAAGTTTAGATAGAGCTGAGTGGGAGTGGTTAATTCCTCATGCGATGCGAGATGCATTGGTAGTTGTTGCACCACAGCTCGATATTCTTGATGTTGGGGTGGCGATCGCGAATGATAACGTGAGTGCGGTACAACATTGGATCGGTGAAGCATTGATTACTAAGCCTTCTACCAATCAACTTTCTGATTGGAATAGTGATCGCGCTAGGCAGTTTAATACTCTGATCGTCCAGCCATACGTCCTCGTACAAGAGCTATCTGCTGCCTGA
- a CDS encoding SDR family oxidoreductase — protein MKILVTDPEGYVGSLVVACFTQQGHEVISVSQANGGAVLSLIELAVTDLQNFDVVIHTGEICGTPTLHPQIACNIHYRDAMHLANLAKAAGVSRFIYLSSCSVYGAGEEEYVTEESPVRPQTPSATCKAAIESDLLTIASVEFSPTILRPAIAFGASPRIRFDVVLNNMAGLAWTANKINIPGKGLSWCPVVHVLDICQIINCILQAPRPLVHQQIFNVGDTNHNYQLIEIAAMVAEVFQVENFSFGHNGFGDRGLFLTFDKIHRFFPDFQCGWNPRQGAEQLLNFFTLTDSIQSHFTLARSPHRQSENYPFHTASIA, from the coding sequence ATGAAAATACTCGTTACCGATCCTGAAGGATATGTAGGTTCCCTCGTTGTTGCCTGTTTCACACAACAAGGTCATGAGGTGATTAGCGTCAGTCAAGCGAACGGTGGCGCTGTCTTATCTTTGATTGAGCTGGCAGTAACAGACTTGCAAAATTTTGACGTAGTAATACACACGGGAGAAATCTGCGGGACTCCAACCTTGCATCCGCAAATCGCCTGTAACATCCACTACAGAGATGCTATGCACTTGGCAAACTTAGCCAAAGCTGCTGGAGTCAGTCGCTTTATTTATTTGTCGTCCTGTAGCGTTTATGGTGCGGGTGAGGAAGAATACGTCACGGAAGAATCTCCCGTTCGTCCTCAAACTCCTTCTGCTACTTGTAAAGCTGCGATTGAAAGCGATCTATTGACGATCGCCTCGGTAGAATTCTCGCCGACAATTCTCCGTCCGGCAATAGCTTTCGGTGCTTCTCCCCGCATTCGCTTTGATGTCGTTCTCAACAATATGGCAGGATTAGCTTGGACGGCTAATAAGATTAATATTCCTGGCAAGGGTCTATCTTGGTGTCCTGTCGTCCACGTTTTAGATATCTGCCAAATTATCAATTGCATTCTCCAAGCACCGCGTCCTCTCGTTCATCAACAAATTTTTAATGTTGGTGATACAAATCATAACTATCAACTCATAGAAATTGCTGCTATGGTAGCAGAAGTTTTTCAAGTTGAGAATTTTAGCTTTGGACATAATGGTTTTGGCGATCGCGGTCTATTTCTAACTTTTGACAAGATTCATCGGTTTTTCCCTGATTTTCAATGTGGTTGGAATCCTCGGCAAGGTGCGGAACAATTATTAAATTTTTTTACTCTTACCGATTCGATCCAAAGTCACTTTACATTGGCGCGATCGCCTCACCGTCAGTCAGAAAACTATCCTTTCCATACTGCGTCAATAGCTTAG